In Herbaspirillum seropedicae, a single window of DNA contains:
- a CDS encoding M61 family metallopeptidase, whose translation MATPIRYRITSLDPASHLFDVSVTVDTPAAEGQVFSLPAWIPGSYMIREFGKNIVQLRGECNGRKVGVKKLDKHTWQAAPCKGALTLHYQVYAWDLSVRTAHLDRTHGFFNGTSVFLCAHGFEQGEHVVELVRPEGEEFKRWRVATAMSELKAKRYGFGTYVAQNYDELIDHPVEIGDFALATFQAHGVPHDVVITGRVPNLDLARLCEDLKKICEAQIAFFEPRSKRAPMDRYVFMTLAVGDGYGGLEHRASTALICARADLSVKGKPEQTDGYRTYLGLCSHEYFHTWNVKRIKPAVFAPYDLRQENYTSLLWLFEGFTSYYDDLFLVRTGVIDTDNYLKLVGKTVTGVLRGTGRKKQSVAESSFDAWVKYYRQDENASNAIVSYYTKGSLVALGLDLTIRTQTRGRRSLDDVMRGLWVRYGRDFYEGKQQGVPEDEILAIMEELSGADLKRFHDRHIRGTEDVPFEDLLPAFGVAYEANVPADAKPWLGARIGKEGGDAKLAAVYEGGPAMLAGLSAGDKLVAIDGLRVPASGPDGLLARYRLNDTVRIHAFRRDELMEFSVRLKADTAPQVSLQALAKPVAAARQRAAWLHEGK comes from the coding sequence ATGGCAACCCCGATCCGCTACCGCATCACCTCCCTCGATCCCGCCTCCCACCTCTTTGACGTCAGCGTGACCGTCGACACGCCAGCGGCCGAGGGACAGGTCTTCTCGCTGCCGGCCTGGATTCCGGGCAGCTACATGATCCGCGAATTCGGCAAGAACATCGTGCAATTGCGCGGTGAATGCAATGGCCGCAAGGTCGGCGTGAAGAAGCTCGACAAGCACACCTGGCAAGCCGCTCCCTGCAAGGGAGCACTGACACTGCACTACCAGGTGTATGCCTGGGATCTGTCGGTGCGCACCGCGCATCTGGACCGCACTCACGGCTTCTTCAATGGCACCAGCGTCTTCCTGTGCGCACATGGCTTCGAACAGGGTGAACACGTGGTGGAACTGGTCCGCCCCGAAGGCGAGGAGTTCAAGCGCTGGCGCGTGGCCACGGCCATGTCCGAGCTCAAGGCCAAGCGCTATGGCTTCGGCACCTACGTGGCGCAGAACTATGACGAGCTGATCGACCACCCGGTGGAGATCGGCGATTTCGCCCTGGCCACCTTCCAGGCGCATGGCGTGCCGCATGACGTGGTCATTACCGGTCGCGTTCCCAACCTGGACCTGGCGCGCCTGTGCGAGGACCTCAAGAAGATCTGCGAAGCGCAGATTGCCTTCTTCGAGCCGCGCAGCAAGCGTGCGCCCATGGATCGCTATGTCTTCATGACGCTGGCCGTGGGCGATGGCTATGGCGGCCTGGAACATCGCGCCTCGACTGCGCTGATCTGCGCGCGCGCCGACCTGTCGGTCAAGGGCAAGCCGGAGCAGACCGATGGCTACCGCACCTACCTGGGCCTGTGCAGCCATGAGTATTTCCACACCTGGAACGTCAAGCGCATCAAGCCGGCGGTGTTCGCACCCTATGACCTGCGCCAGGAGAACTACACCTCGCTGCTGTGGCTCTTCGAGGGCTTCACCAGCTATTACGACGATCTGTTCCTGGTGCGTACCGGCGTCATCGATACCGACAACTACCTCAAGCTGGTCGGCAAGACCGTCACCGGCGTGCTGCGCGGCACGGGCCGCAAGAAGCAGAGCGTGGCCGAGTCCAGCTTCGATGCCTGGGTCAAGTATTACCGCCAGGATGAAAACGCCAGCAACGCCATCGTCAGCTACTACACCAAGGGTTCGCTGGTGGCGCTGGGGCTGGACCTGACGATACGCACCCAGACCCGTGGTCGCCGTTCGCTGGATGATGTGATGCGCGGTCTGTGGGTACGCTATGGCCGCGACTTCTACGAGGGCAAGCAGCAGGGCGTGCCGGAAGACGAGATCCTGGCCATCATGGAAGAGTTGAGCGGCGCGGACCTTAAGCGTTTCCATGACCGTCACATCCGTGGCACCGAGGACGTGCCGTTTGAGGATTTGCTGCCGGCCTTTGGCGTGGCCTATGAAGCCAACGTCCCGGCCGACGCCAAGCCCTGGCTCGGTGCGCGCATCGGCAAGGAAGGTGGCGACGCCAAGCTGGCCGCCGTGTATGAGGGCGGTCCGGCGATGCTGGCGGGCCTGTCGGCCGGCGACAAGCTGGTCGCCATCGATGGCCTGCGCGTGCCGGCGTCGGGACCGGATGGCTTGCTGGCCCGCTATCGACTCAATGACACCGTGCGCATTCACGCCTTCCGCCGCGACGAGTTGATGGAGTTCAGCGTCAGGCTCAAGGCCGATACCGCTCCCCAGGTCAGCCTCCAGGCGTTGGCCAAGCCGGTGGCGGCGGCGCGCCAGCGGGCGGCCTGGCTTCATGAGGGCAAATAA
- a CDS encoding glutamate synthase subunit beta, translating into MGKATGFMEYQRLKEASEAPAARTKHYKEFVLHLSDADAKIQGARCMDCGIPFCNNGCPVNNIIPDWNDLVYRGNYKEALDTLHQTNNFPEFTGRICPAPCEAACTLGINNDAVGIKSIEHFIIDKGWENGWVVPQPAAIKTGKKVAVVGSGPAGLAAAQQLARAGHDVTVFEKNDRVGGLLRYGIPDFKMEKSHIDLRVEQMKAEGVTFRTGVFVGKDFPETVNNWSKETVTPEELKKEFDAVVIAGGAESPRDLPVPGRELKGVHFAMDFLPLQNKVNAGDKLKNQIMATGKNVVVIGGGDTGSDCVGTSNRHGAASVTQFELMPQPPESENKPLVWPYWPIKLRTSSSHEEGCQRDFAVTTKRLEGKGGKVEKLIAARVEFKDGKMVEVPDSEFEIKADLVLLAMGFVSPVQQVLDAFGVEKDARGNAKATTDGEGCYKTSVDKVFAAGDMRRGQSLVVWAIREGRQCARAVDEFLMGSSLLPR; encoded by the coding sequence ATGGGAAAAGCAACCGGTTTCATGGAATACCAGCGCCTGAAAGAGGCCAGCGAGGCGCCTGCCGCGCGCACCAAGCATTACAAGGAGTTCGTCCTGCACCTTAGCGACGCCGACGCCAAGATCCAGGGCGCACGTTGCATGGACTGCGGCATCCCCTTCTGCAACAACGGCTGCCCGGTCAACAACATCATTCCCGACTGGAATGACCTGGTCTATCGCGGCAACTACAAGGAAGCCCTGGACACCCTGCACCAGACCAACAACTTCCCCGAGTTCACCGGCCGCATCTGCCCGGCGCCCTGCGAAGCCGCCTGCACCCTGGGCATCAACAATGACGCCGTGGGCATCAAGTCGATCGAGCACTTCATCATCGACAAGGGCTGGGAAAACGGCTGGGTGGTGCCGCAACCGGCCGCCATCAAGACCGGCAAGAAGGTCGCCGTGGTCGGTTCCGGTCCTGCCGGCCTGGCCGCTGCCCAGCAGCTGGCGCGCGCCGGTCACGACGTGACCGTGTTCGAAAAGAATGACCGCGTCGGCGGCCTGCTGCGTTATGGCATCCCCGACTTCAAGATGGAAAAGTCGCACATCGACCTGCGCGTGGAACAGATGAAGGCCGAAGGCGTCACCTTCCGCACCGGTGTGTTCGTCGGCAAGGACTTCCCCGAGACCGTCAACAACTGGTCCAAGGAAACCGTCACCCCCGAAGAACTGAAGAAGGAATTCGATGCGGTGGTGATCGCCGGTGGCGCCGAGTCTCCGCGTGACCTGCCGGTGCCCGGCCGCGAACTGAAGGGCGTGCATTTCGCCATGGACTTCCTGCCGCTGCAGAACAAGGTCAATGCCGGCGACAAGCTGAAGAACCAGATCATGGCCACCGGCAAGAACGTGGTCGTCATCGGCGGTGGCGATACTGGCTCTGACTGTGTCGGTACCTCCAACCGTCACGGCGCTGCCTCGGTGACCCAGTTCGAACTGATGCCGCAACCGCCCGAGTCGGAAAACAAGCCGCTGGTCTGGCCCTATTGGCCGATCAAGCTGCGCACTTCTTCCTCGCACGAGGAAGGTTGCCAGCGCGATTTCGCCGTGACCACCAAGCGTCTGGAAGGCAAGGGCGGCAAGGTCGAAAAGCTGATCGCCGCACGCGTCGAGTTCAAGGACGGCAAGATGGTCGAAGTGCCCGATTCGGAATTCGAGATCAAGGCTGACCTGGTGCTGCTGGCCATGGGCTTCGTCTCGCCGGTGCAGCAGGTGCTGGATGCCTTTGGCGTCGAGAAGGATGCCCGTGGCAATGCCAAGGCCACCACTGATGGTGAAGGCTGCTACAAGACCTCGGTGGACAAGGTCTTTGCTGCCGGCGACATGCGTCGTGGCCAGTCGCTGGTGGTGTGGGCGATCCGCGAAGGCCGCCAGTGCGCTCGCGCAGTGGACGAGTTCCTGATGGGTTCCTCGTTGCTGCCGCGCTGA